Proteins encoded by one window of Roseibium sp. Sym1:
- a CDS encoding class II aldolase/adducin family protein yields the protein MSVVTEVAFGNTERQSEQALREDLAAAFRIAVRLGWHESVGNHFSAAVSEDGASFLMNPKWRHFSEIRASDLLLLDANDEEVMEQENAPDPSAWCIHGTVHRTNPKARVLFHVHPPHATALACLADPSMKPVDLNTARFFGKVAVDLGFGGMADEAEEGRRIAETLGDRPVLMMGNHGVSIAAETVPEAFEHLYFFERAAETLLRAYGSGRPLAVMSDNLAAKTAAEWEPYKGMGFAHFDHWKRQLDRSEPDYRD from the coding sequence ATGAGCGTTGTTACGGAGGTTGCCTTCGGCAATACGGAACGGCAGAGCGAGCAGGCACTGCGCGAGGATCTCGCGGCCGCGTTCCGGATCGCGGTCAGGCTCGGCTGGCACGAATCCGTCGGCAATCATTTTTCCGCCGCGGTCTCGGAGGATGGCGCCAGCTTCCTGATGAACCCGAAATGGCGGCACTTCTCCGAAATCCGCGCCAGCGACCTTCTTCTGCTCGACGCCAATGACGAGGAGGTGATGGAGCAGGAAAACGCGCCGGACCCGTCCGCCTGGTGCATTCACGGCACGGTGCACCGGACCAATCCGAAGGCGCGCGTGCTGTTCCACGTCCATCCGCCGCATGCCACCGCGCTGGCCTGCCTCGCAGACCCGTCGATGAAGCCGGTCGATCTCAACACGGCGCGGTTCTTCGGCAAGGTCGCCGTCGATCTCGGCTTCGGCGGCATGGCCGACGAGGCGGAGGAGGGGCGGCGTATTGCCGAGACCCTTGGTGACAGGCCGGTGCTGATGATGGGCAATCACGGCGTCTCCATTGCCGCCGAAACCGTGCCGGAGGCCTTCGAACATCTCTATTTCTTCGAGCGGGCGGCGGAGACCCTCCTGAGGGCCTATGGCTCCGGCCGGCCTTTGGCGGTCATGTCGGACAACCTTGCCGCCAAGACCGCCGCCGAGTGGGAGCCCTACAAGGGCATGGGCTTTGCCCATTTCGACCACTGGAAGCGGCAGCTGGACCGGAGCGAGCCGGATTACAGGGACTGA
- a CDS encoding ribbon-helix-helix domain-containing protein, whose protein sequence is MCKLFIDADPALWESTTKSLRIDGMVTSVRLETFFWKVLDEIAGRDGMNVVQLITRLHHESIDAGHDLGNFTSFLRVCCGRYLALQLSGDVPSDTRLPIAGLDADGILEAESGRVH, encoded by the coding sequence ATGTGCAAATTGTTCATCGATGCGGATCCGGCGCTTTGGGAAAGCACGACGAAGTCCCTGCGGATCGACGGCATGGTCACTTCCGTGCGCCTGGAGACCTTTTTCTGGAAGGTGCTCGACGAAATCGCCGGGCGCGACGGCATGAATGTGGTCCAGCTGATCACCAGGCTGCATCACGAGAGCATCGATGCTGGCCATGATCTCGGCAACTTCACCAGTTTCCTGCGTGTGTGCTGCGGCCGGTACCTGGCGCTGCAGCTTTCAGGTGACGTGCCCTCCGACACCCGCCTGCCGATCGCGGGCCTCGATGCCGACGGCATCCTGGAGGCCGAGAGCGGGCGGGTGCATTAA
- a CDS encoding DJ-1/PfpI family protein, producing the protein MSAKKILMITGDFTEDYETMVPFQALLAMGHAVDAVCPGKKAGETVATCIHDFEGDQTYSEKRGHNFTLNASFAEVDVAAYDALVIPGGRAPEYLRLDAGVLAAVEHFMAEGKPVAAICHGAQILTAAKVIDGRTVSAYPACRPEVELAGATYADIAIDGAVTDGNLVTAPAWPAHPAWLAQFNAVLTGEAAGSLAA; encoded by the coding sequence ATGAGTGCGAAAAAGATCCTGATGATCACCGGTGACTTCACCGAGGACTACGAGACCATGGTGCCGTTCCAGGCGCTGCTGGCCATGGGCCATGCGGTCGACGCGGTCTGCCCGGGCAAGAAGGCCGGTGAGACGGTCGCCACCTGCATCCACGATTTCGAGGGCGACCAGACCTATTCCGAAAAACGCGGCCACAATTTCACGCTGAACGCGAGTTTCGCCGAGGTCGATGTCGCCGCCTATGACGCGCTGGTCATCCCGGGCGGGCGCGCGCCGGAATATCTGCGCCTCGATGCCGGGGTTCTGGCCGCGGTCGAGCACTTCATGGCCGAAGGCAAGCCGGTCGCCGCGATCTGCCACGGTGCGCAGATCCTGACCGCGGCCAAGGTCATCGACGGCCGCACCGTCTCGGCCTATCCGGCCTGCCGCCCGGAAGTGGAACTTGCCGGTGCGACCTATGCCGACATCGCCATCGACGGTGCCGTCACCGACGGCAATCTGGTCACCGCCCCGGCCTGGCCGGCCCATCCGGCCTGGCTCGCCCAGTTCAATGCGGTGCTGACTGGCGAGGCCGCCGGGTCGCTGGCGGCGTAA